A window of Neisseria canis contains these coding sequences:
- a CDS encoding TIGR02328 family protein yields MRLWHQDLIEKLPRAQLLGQHRECAALRGGGWGKPHATVNYVFAHSPYLLFLYHELVMREMLRRGYRPDGRWFDPLYRGKTEAAYAELVPVPPQTPLYPEHDDAYMAECLDNLRGKNIILE; encoded by the coding sequence ATGAGGCTGTGGCATCAGGATTTGATTGAAAAGCTGCCCCGCGCCCAATTGCTGGGGCAGCACAGGGAATGCGCGGCTTTGCGCGGCGGCGGCTGGGGCAAGCCGCATGCCACGGTGAATTATGTGTTTGCGCATTCCCCTTATTTGCTGTTTCTCTATCACGAATTGGTGATGCGGGAAATGCTACGGCGAGGGTACCGGCCCGACGGGCGCTGGTTCGATCCGCTGTATCGGGGCAAAACCGAAGCGGCTTATGCCGAACTGGTGCCGGTGCCGCCGCAAACGCCGCTGTATCCCGAGCACGACGATGCCTATATGGCGGAATGTTTGGATAATTTGCGCGGCAAAAACATTATTTTGGAATGA
- the yciA gene encoding acyl-CoA thioester hydrolase YciA, with product MNTITEHTSPKGSLLLRNLAMPADTNPNGDIFGGWIMSQMDIGGGILAAEIAQGRVVTVAVEKMAFIRPVSVGDVVCCYGYCVRVGNTSLQIKIEVWIKKPMHDNADNARKLVTEAVFTYVAIDAEGNPRPVPRENNPDLEKALING from the coding sequence ATGAATACGATAACCGAACACACATCACCCAAAGGCAGCCTGCTGCTGCGCAACCTCGCCATGCCGGCCGACACCAATCCCAACGGCGATATTTTCGGCGGCTGGATTATGTCGCAGATGGACATCGGCGGCGGCATTTTGGCAGCCGAAATCGCACAAGGGCGCGTCGTTACCGTGGCGGTGGAAAAAATGGCGTTTATCCGGCCCGTGAGCGTGGGCGACGTGGTCTGCTGCTACGGCTATTGCGTGCGGGTAGGCAACACTTCGCTGCAAATCAAAATCGAAGTGTGGATTAAAAAGCCCATGCATGACAATGCAGACAATGCCCGTAAGCTGGTAACCGAAGCCGTGTTTACCTATGTGGCGATCGACGCCGAAGGCAACCCGCGCCCGGTGCCCAGAGAAAACAACCCCGATTTGGAAAAAGCATTAATCAACGGATAA
- the murC gene encoding UDP-N-acetylmuramate--L-alanine ligase, which produces MMKNRVKNIHFVGIGGSGMCGIAEVLHNLGFTVSGSDQAQSAVTRHLAGLGIQVYPGHTAEHVNGADVVVTSTAVKRENPEVVEALAQKIPVIPRALMLAELMRFREGIAVAGTHGKTTTTSLTASILAAAGLDPTFVIGGKLTAAGTNAQLGHGQYIVAEADESDASFLHLTPVMSVVTNIDTDHMETYGHSVEKLHQAFVDFIHRMPFYGKAFLCVDSEHVRAIIPKVSKPFATYGLDESADIYATDMRAEGAQMHFTVHAPKSGVEPFDVVLNMPGRHNVLNALAAIGVALECGAGVDAIRKGLSGFAGVGRRFQSYGEIALPQGGKALVVDDYGHHPVEMAATLAAARGAYPDKRLVLAFQPHRYTRTRDLFEDFVGVLTTVDSLVLTEVYAAGEEPIVAADSRALARAIRVLGKVEPMYCEDVNQLPQTLLNVLQDGDVVLTMGAGSINKTAQALVDACK; this is translated from the coding sequence ATGATGAAAAACAGAGTGAAAAACATCCATTTTGTCGGCATCGGCGGCTCGGGAATGTGCGGCATTGCCGAAGTGCTGCATAACCTCGGTTTTACCGTTTCCGGCTCCGATCAGGCGCAAAGTGCCGTAACCCGCCATTTGGCAGGCTTGGGCATTCAGGTTTATCCCGGCCACACGGCAGAGCATGTAAACGGAGCAGATGTGGTGGTTACTTCCACCGCGGTTAAGCGGGAAAACCCCGAAGTGGTGGAAGCGCTGGCGCAGAAAATTCCCGTGATTCCGCGCGCCCTGATGCTGGCCGAGCTGATGCGCTTCCGCGAAGGCATCGCCGTTGCCGGCACACACGGCAAAACCACCACCACCAGCCTCACGGCTTCTATTTTGGCCGCAGCGGGTTTGGATCCCACATTCGTAATCGGCGGCAAGTTAACCGCCGCAGGTACCAATGCCCAACTGGGGCACGGCCAGTATATCGTGGCCGAAGCAGACGAATCCGACGCTTCTTTCCTGCATCTGACACCGGTGATGTCGGTGGTAACCAATATCGACACCGACCACATGGAAACCTACGGCCACAGCGTTGAAAAGCTGCATCAGGCGTTTGTGGATTTTATCCACCGCATGCCTTTCTACGGTAAAGCGTTTTTGTGTGTCGACAGCGAGCATGTGCGCGCCATCATCCCGAAAGTCAGCAAACCTTTTGCCACCTACGGCTTGGACGAATCAGCCGATATTTATGCAACCGATATGCGCGCAGAAGGCGCCCAAATGCACTTTACCGTGCACGCGCCGAAAAGCGGTGTCGAGCCGTTTGACGTTGTTTTGAACATGCCCGGCCGCCACAATGTGTTGAACGCGTTGGCTGCCATCGGCGTGGCGCTCGAATGCGGTGCGGGTGTGGATGCCATTCGGAAAGGGTTGTCGGGTTTTGCCGGAGTAGGGCGCCGCTTCCAAAGCTACGGCGAAATTGCCTTGCCGCAAGGCGGCAAAGCTTTGGTGGTTGACGATTACGGCCACCATCCGGTTGAAATGGCGGCCACACTGGCAGCGGCGCGCGGCGCTTATCCCGATAAACGTTTGGTGTTGGCGTTCCAACCGCACCGCTATACCCGTACCCGTGATTTGTTTGAAGATTTTGTCGGCGTATTAACCACGGTAGACAGTTTGGTACTGACCGAAGTGTACGCGGCGGGCGAGGAGCCGATTGTTGCAGCCGACAGCCGCGCATTGGCCCGCGCCATCCGCGTGCTGGGTAAGGTGGAACCGATGTATTGCGAAGATGTGAACCAACTGCCGCAAACCCTGCTGAACGTGCTGCAAGACGGCGATGTGGTGTTGACTATGGGTGCGGGCAGCATCAACAAAACCGCGCAGGCTTTGGTGGATGCTTGCAAATAG
- a CDS encoding FAD-dependent oxidoreductase, protein MKTESPDLRHKGGAMVAVLGGGLVGRLTAWQLMQHGIKADVFDKGSREGSDAAAFVAAAMLAPSAESVEATPLVVALGRQSIPLWRDILSRLDKPVFMQQNGSLIVWHPQDKPLAVQFEQHLHRAAGDVAQHWQRADIAAHEPQLAPRFQTGIYLPEEGQLDGRQVLLALADSLEQQLACHWHTETDVETLRQSYQWVIDCRGFGAQSVWNRAAAPSPSRLRGIRGEVARVYAPEISLNRPVRLLHPRYPLYIAPKEQHVFVIGATQIESESRAPVSVRSGLELLSALYAVHPAFGEAQVLEIAVGLRPTLNHHNPEIRFSREMRVMEVNGLFRHGFMIAPAVTRAAVRLALALMDGQQPLPQDAETALPCIEMPGQAAMYSEST, encoded by the coding sequence ATGAAAACAGAATCGCCCGACCTTCGGCACAAAGGGGGCGCAATGGTGGCCGTATTGGGCGGCGGGCTGGTAGGCCGCTTAACGGCTTGGCAGCTGATGCAGCATGGCATTAAGGCGGATGTGTTCGACAAAGGTTCGCGCGAAGGCAGCGATGCCGCCGCGTTTGTGGCGGCCGCCATGCTGGCGCCTTCGGCGGAATCGGTGGAAGCCACGCCTTTGGTGGTGGCGTTGGGCAGGCAGAGCATTCCCTTGTGGCGCGATATTTTAAGCCGTTTGGATAAACCCGTGTTTATGCAGCAAAACGGCAGCCTGATTGTGTGGCACCCGCAGGATAAGCCGCTGGCGGTTCAGTTTGAGCAGCATTTGCACCGCGCCGCAGGCGATGTGGCGCAGCATTGGCAGCGTGCAGACATTGCCGCACACGAGCCGCAGCTTGCCCCGCGTTTTCAGACAGGCATTTATCTGCCCGAAGAAGGGCAGCTCGACGGGCGGCAGGTATTGCTGGCTTTGGCCGACTCGCTGGAGCAGCAGCTTGCCTGCCATTGGCACACGGAAACCGATGTGGAAACCTTGCGGCAAAGCTACCAATGGGTAATCGACTGCCGCGGTTTCGGCGCGCAAAGCGTGTGGAACCGTGCTGCCGCGCCTTCGCCCAGCAGGCTGCGCGGCATCCGCGGCGAAGTAGCGCGGGTGTATGCGCCGGAAATTTCGCTCAACCGCCCCGTGCGGCTGCTGCATCCGCGTTATCCGCTTTATATCGCGCCGAAAGAGCAGCATGTGTTTGTGATCGGTGCCACCCAAATTGAAAGCGAAAGCCGTGCGCCGGTGAGCGTGCGCTCGGGTTTGGAATTGTTGTCGGCGCTGTATGCCGTGCATCCGGCGTTTGGCGAGGCGCAGGTGTTGGAAATAGCGGTAGGCTTGCGGCCGACTTTAAACCACCATAATCCCGAAATCCGTTTCAGCCGCGAAATGCGCGTGATGGAAGTGAACGGCTTGTTCCGCCACGGTTTTATGATTGCGCCGGCGGTAACCAGAGCGGCGGTGCGGCTGGCTTTGGCTTTGATGGACGGGCAGCAGCCCTTGCCGCAGGATGCCGAAACTGCGTTGCCTTGTATTGAAATGCCCGGTCAAGCCGCCATGTATAGCGAATCAACTTAA
- a CDS encoding thiazole synthase codes for MNPFTLYDQTFPSRLLLGTAAYPTTEMLRQSVAVAKPAMITVSLRRAGSGGETHGQSFWALLQEMNIPILPNTAGCQSVQEAVTTAQMAREVFETDWIKLELIGDDDTLQPDVFQLVEAAKILIDDGFKVLPYCTEDLIACRRLLDAGCQALMPWAAPIGTGLGVVHEYALKVLRERLPETPLIIDAGLGLPSQAAQVMEWGYDGVLLNTAVSRSGSPTDMAHAFALAVEAGRLAYGAEPVQPREQAQASTPTVGQPFWHSAEY; via the coding sequence ATGAACCCATTTACCCTATACGATCAAACCTTCCCTTCACGCCTGCTGCTCGGCACCGCAGCCTATCCCACCACCGAAATGCTGCGCCAATCGGTGGCCGTTGCCAAGCCCGCCATGATTACCGTGTCGCTGCGCCGCGCCGGTTCGGGCGGCGAAACCCACGGGCAGAGCTTTTGGGCGCTGCTTCAGGAAATGAACATCCCCATCCTGCCGAACACCGCCGGCTGCCAAAGCGTTCAAGAAGCCGTAACCACAGCCCAAATGGCGCGCGAAGTGTTTGAAACCGATTGGATCAAGCTCGAACTGATCGGCGACGACGACACGCTCCAGCCCGATGTGTTCCAGCTTGTCGAAGCCGCGAAAATCCTGATTGACGACGGCTTTAAAGTGCTGCCGTATTGCACGGAAGATCTGATTGCCTGCCGCCGCCTGTTGGATGCGGGCTGTCAAGCGCTGATGCCGTGGGCGGCGCCGATCGGCACCGGCTTGGGCGTGGTGCACGAATATGCGTTGAAAGTTTTGCGCGAACGCCTGCCTGAAACCCCGCTGATTATCGATGCCGGCTTAGGCCTGCCTTCGCAGGCGGCACAAGTAATGGAATGGGGCTACGACGGCGTATTGCTCAACACCGCCGTATCCCGCTCCGGCAGCCCCACCGATATGGCGCACGCCTTTGCGCTGGCGGTGGAAGCGGGGCGCTTGGCATACGGAGCCGAACCCGTGCAGCCGCGCGAACAGGCACAAGCCAGCACGCCTACTGTGGGGCAGCCGTTTTGGCATTCCGCGGAGTATTGA
- the thiS gene encoding sulfur carrier protein ThiS: MKIILNGDAVELGGQTVADLIAQTEPAKPFAVAVNTGFVPKGRYAETVLNEGDKVDIVKPVVGG, translated from the coding sequence ATGAAGATTATTTTAAACGGCGACGCCGTTGAATTGGGCGGGCAGACGGTGGCCGATTTAATCGCACAAACCGAGCCGGCCAAGCCGTTTGCTGTGGCGGTGAACACAGGCTTTGTGCCGAAAGGCCGTTATGCCGAAACGGTGTTGAACGAAGGCGACAAAGTCGATATCGTCAAACCCGTAGTGGGCGGCTGA